The DNA sequence GCTTGGCCGCGCTGCCCCTGGCCGCCGGGGCCCAGGCCCTACCCCGCCCCGATTTTGCGGGCCTCTACCGCGACGTGCCGCGCGTGATGCTGGACGTGCGCCGCGAGGTCGACAGCCTGCGCCTGTACGTGCGCCTGCCCGCCGGCACGGCCGTGGGCCAGCTGCGCGTGGCGGCCTGGGCCAGCTACGAGGCCCCCGCCCCACAGTGGCAGGACAGCATCCCGCGGGCACGGCAGCACCGGCGGCCCGACGCCACGGGCGGCACCCGCGCCAGCTTCTGCGTGGCGGCGGCGCGGGTACCGGTGGGCACCGTGCTGCAAGTGCAGGTGGGCCCCGTGGGCCCGGCCGGGGGCCCGCAAAACGCGGCCACCACCACCTGGCTGCCCCTCACGGCCGAGCGCCTGGCCCGCCCGTTCATCGTCACCGACTCAGCAGGGCTGCCGCTGCTGCGCGGCTACGTGCGGGCCGGCGAGACGTTTCGGGTGGATAACTACGGGCTGATCCAGCCCCTGCGGCTGCGGCGCTACGCCGTGCCGCCCACCCCCGCCCTGCCGCCTATGACGAACCCCGCCACCGTAGTAGGGCCCCCATCAACCCTGCCCCTGCTCGACTCGGCCGCGGCCCGCACCGGCCAGCTGCTGCGCTGCGACGACCCCAGCCTGCTGGCTCTGCGCGTGGGCGGCCTCGGCGGCCAGGCCCCGCGCACCCTAGCCCTGCTAGTGGTAAACGGCGACTACCCCAACCTGCGCACCGCCAAGCAGCTCGTCGAGCCCCTGCGCTACCTCACCAGCACCGCCGAGCACCAGCGCCTGGCCGCCGCCGCCGACCCCAAGCGCGCCGTGGACGGCTTCTGGCTGAACGCCGCCCACGACAACCAGCCGCTGGGCAAAACCATGATTCGCAACTACTACGGCCGCGTGGCAGCCGCCAACCGCCTCTTTGCCGCCCACAAAGCCGGCTTCCTCACCGACCGCGGCTTGCTATACGTGGTGCTGGGGGCCCCGCAGGGCGTGCGCCGCCTGGCCAGCAGCGAGGAGCAGTGGTCGTACGCCAACGTGGGCAACGCGGGGCCCCTCACCTTCAGCTTCCGGCCCCGGCCGAGTACCTTTGCACCGGATAATTACGAATTAGTGCGCCGCCCCGAGTACGAA is a window from the Hymenobacter nivis genome containing:
- a CDS encoding GWxTD domain-containing protein, translated to MNRFLSWALALAAPCLAALPLAAGAQALPRPDFAGLYRDVPRVMLDVRREVDSLRLYVRLPAGTAVGQLRVAAWASYEAPAPQWQDSIPRARQHRRPDATGGTRASFCVAAARVPVGTVLQVQVGPVGPAGGPQNAATTTWLPLTAERLARPFIVTDSAGLPLLRGYVRAGETFRVDNYGLIQPLRLRRYAVPPTPALPPMTNPATVVGPPSTLPLLDSAAARTGQLLRCDDPSLLALRVGGLGGQAPRTLALLVVNGDYPNLRTAKQLVEPLRYLTSTAEHQRLAAAADPKRAVDGFWLNAAHDNQPLGKTMIRNYYGRVAAANRLFAAHKAGFLTDRGLLYVVLGAPQGVRRLASSEEQWSYANVGNAGPLTFSFRPRPSTFAPDNYELVRRPEYEKPWFGAVEQWRNAQTAPSAPTDPSGR